The Mycolicibacterium boenickei genome has a segment encoding these proteins:
- a CDS encoding NDMA-dependent alcohol dehydrogenase: protein MKTKGALIWEFNQPWTIEEIEIGDPVKDEVKIQMEASGMCHSDHHLVTGDIPMAGFPVLGGHEGAGIVTEVGPGVDHIQPGDHVVLSFIPSCGECPACQEGLRNLCDLGAGLLAGTAVSDGTHRIHAVKNGQPVIPMTLLGTFSPYMVVHKSSVVKIDPSIPFEVACLVGCGVTTGYGSAVRSGDVRPGDDVVIVGVGGVGTGALQGALAAGARNVFAVDPVEFKRDNALKFGATHAYPDIFSAMAGVAEVTQGRMAHKTIVTVGELKGEDIDHYMNITAKGGTVVATAVANMASNDVKLNLSMLTLLQKRLQGTIFGGGNPHHDIPQLLSMYKAGRLNLDDMVTRQYKLEQINDGYADMLEGRNIRGVIRYTDADR from the coding sequence ATGAAGACCAAAGGCGCTCTCATCTGGGAGTTCAATCAACCTTGGACGATCGAGGAGATCGAGATCGGTGACCCCGTCAAGGACGAGGTCAAGATCCAGATGGAAGCCTCCGGCATGTGCCATTCGGACCACCACCTGGTGACCGGCGACATCCCGATGGCAGGGTTCCCGGTGCTCGGCGGCCACGAAGGCGCAGGCATCGTCACCGAGGTCGGCCCCGGCGTCGACCACATCCAGCCCGGCGACCACGTCGTGCTGTCATTCATCCCGTCCTGCGGTGAATGTCCGGCTTGCCAGGAGGGCCTGCGTAACCTGTGCGATCTCGGCGCGGGCCTGCTGGCCGGCACCGCCGTGTCCGACGGCACCCATCGCATCCACGCGGTCAAGAACGGCCAGCCCGTCATCCCGATGACCCTGCTGGGCACCTTCAGCCCGTACATGGTGGTGCACAAGAGCTCGGTCGTGAAGATCGATCCGTCCATCCCGTTCGAGGTGGCCTGCCTCGTGGGCTGCGGTGTCACCACCGGCTACGGCTCGGCCGTGCGCAGCGGGGACGTCCGCCCCGGCGACGACGTCGTCATCGTCGGTGTCGGCGGTGTCGGCACCGGTGCACTGCAGGGTGCGCTGGCCGCCGGTGCGCGCAATGTCTTCGCGGTGGATCCCGTTGAGTTCAAGCGGGACAACGCGCTCAAGTTCGGTGCCACCCACGCCTACCCGGACATCTTCTCCGCGATGGCCGGCGTCGCCGAGGTCACCCAGGGCCGGATGGCGCACAAGACGATCGTCACCGTCGGCGAGCTCAAGGGCGAGGACATCGACCACTACATGAACATCACCGCCAAGGGCGGCACCGTGGTGGCCACCGCCGTCGCGAACATGGCCAGCAACGACGTGAAGCTCAACCTGTCGATGCTGACCCTGCTGCAGAAGCGCCTGCAGGGCACCATCTTCGGCGGCGGCAACCCGCACCACGACATCCCGCAGTTGCTCAGCATGTACAAGGCCGGCCGGCTGAACCTCGATGACATGGTCACCCGGCAGTACAAGCTCGAGCAGATAAACGACGGCTACGCCGACATGCTCGAAGGTCGCAACATCCGCGGCGTCATCCGTTACACGGACGCCGACCGCTAA
- a CDS encoding acyl-ACP desaturase, which yields MQQELTDAVLQAELEQIAEQNLNRHLATTKDWYPHDYIPWESGSSFAAAGGRDWDPEQSQLSDVARAAMITNLLTEDNLPSYHREAAGSFSQDGPWGAWVNRWTAEENRHGIAIRDYLVVTRGVDLVALEQARMEHVTNGFTSTDEERAMHNSEFLMSVAYVTFQELATRVSHRNTGKVCDDPIADRLLQRIAADENLHMIFYRNMCEAALELSPDQALDAVGAVVENFRMPGQGMPDFRRNGVLMAKHGIYDLRQHLEEVVMPNLRKWRIFERTDFSPVGEARRDQLGAFLEDLQTKVVKFEEQRDRLLAREAAKREREAS from the coding sequence ATGCAGCAGGAGCTGACCGATGCGGTTTTGCAGGCCGAGCTCGAGCAGATAGCGGAGCAGAACCTCAACCGGCATCTGGCCACCACCAAGGACTGGTACCCGCACGATTACATCCCGTGGGAGTCGGGTAGCAGCTTCGCCGCCGCCGGGGGCCGGGACTGGGATCCCGAGCAGTCGCAACTGAGTGACGTGGCCCGCGCGGCGATGATCACCAACCTGCTCACCGAGGACAACCTGCCGTCGTATCACCGTGAGGCCGCCGGAAGCTTCTCCCAGGACGGGCCCTGGGGCGCATGGGTGAATCGCTGGACCGCCGAGGAGAACCGGCACGGCATCGCCATTCGGGACTACCTGGTGGTCACCCGCGGCGTCGACCTCGTCGCGCTGGAACAAGCCCGCATGGAGCATGTGACCAACGGCTTCACGTCCACCGACGAAGAGCGGGCCATGCACAACTCAGAATTCCTGATGTCGGTCGCCTACGTGACCTTCCAGGAGTTGGCCACCCGGGTCAGCCACCGCAACACGGGCAAGGTCTGTGACGATCCGATCGCCGACCGCCTACTGCAGCGCATCGCCGCGGACGAGAACCTGCACATGATCTTCTACCGGAACATGTGCGAGGCCGCCCTCGAACTCTCGCCCGACCAGGCCTTGGACGCCGTCGGCGCGGTCGTCGAGAACTTCCGGATGCCGGGGCAGGGGATGCCGGACTTCCGCCGCAACGGTGTGCTGATGGCCAAGCACGGGATCTACGACCTGCGTCAGCACCTCGAAGAGGTTGTGATGCCGAACCTGCGCAAGTGGCGGATCTTCGAGCGCACCGATTTCAGTCCCGTCGGTGAGGCCCGGCGGGATCAGCTGGGGGCGTTCCTGGAGGACCTGCAGACGAAGGTGGTCAAGTTCGAGGAACAGCGCGACCGCCTGCTGGCCCGCGAGGCCGCCAAGCGCGAGCGCGAAGCGTCCTGA
- a CDS encoding HIT family protein, giving the protein MASVFTKIINGELPGRFVYEDDDIVAFLTIAPMTQGHTLVVPRAEIDNWQDVEPAVFGRVMEVSQLIGKAVCQAFGAQRAGVIIAGLEVPHLHVHVFPAYNLADFGFAHVDHNPSAESLDAAQAKIKAALADLQSSAS; this is encoded by the coding sequence ATGGCGTCCGTCTTCACGAAGATCATCAACGGAGAACTGCCCGGGCGATTCGTCTACGAAGACGATGACATCGTCGCGTTCCTGACCATCGCACCGATGACTCAGGGCCACACGCTGGTGGTTCCCCGAGCCGAGATCGACAACTGGCAGGACGTCGAGCCCGCGGTGTTCGGCCGGGTGATGGAGGTGTCACAGCTGATCGGCAAGGCTGTGTGCCAGGCCTTCGGTGCACAACGTGCCGGCGTGATCATCGCCGGCCTCGAGGTGCCGCACCTGCATGTGCACGTGTTCCCGGCCTACAACCTGGCCGACTTCGGCTTCGCCCACGTCGACCACAATCCGTCGGCCGAATCCCTCGACGCCGCGCAGGCAAAGATCAAAGCCGCGCTGGCAGATCTGCAATCCTCGGCAAGCTGA
- a CDS encoding DoxX family protein, with product MNIALWSAQLVLAAVFAVSGTAKLTMARQRLLDTGQTGVAMFPMPVVRFTAGMELLAVIGLIAPGLTGIGAALTPLAAAGLCVVMVGAAWAHSRLHEPRSVLINTVLFALAAFVMIGRGLV from the coding sequence ATGAACATCGCGTTATGGAGCGCCCAACTGGTGCTGGCCGCGGTATTCGCCGTCTCCGGCACCGCGAAACTCACGATGGCGCGGCAGCGACTGCTGGACACCGGTCAAACCGGCGTGGCCATGTTCCCCATGCCCGTCGTCCGTTTCACCGCCGGGATGGAGCTTCTGGCGGTGATCGGGCTGATTGCGCCCGGGCTTACCGGTATCGGTGCGGCGCTGACCCCATTGGCGGCCGCTGGATTGTGCGTCGTGATGGTCGGCGCTGCCTGGGCGCACAGCCGGTTACACGAACCGCGCAGCGTCCTGATCAACACCGTCCTGTTTGCCCTGGCGGCGTTCGTGATGATCGGCCGGGGACTGGTCTGA
- a CDS encoding sensor histidine kinase produces MLDRVERRGVPLRISLVAVALVLVAGGLLASGVAVTSIMRHTEVSRIDQTLLDAAGSWAQEPRQLPSTPLEGPNPARPPSNFYVRGVDQDGRTWIAINDREAEPSLPDDNDVGPVPVTVESVGESDVQWRAMTVQGPNGERTTVAIDLSDVQSSVRALIWSQVGIGTVVLLVLGIVGYAVVHRSLRPLVEVEQTAAAIAAGQLDRRVPERDPRTEVGRLSSALNGMLAQIQRAVASSDASAEQARTSEERMRRFITDASHELRTPLTTIRGFAELYRQGAARDVEMLMGRIESESRRMGLLVEDLLLLARLDAQRPLDQHRVDLLTLATDAVHDTQSIAPKRRVRMEVFDGPGTPEVLGDEARLRQVLSNLVANAVQHTPETAGITVRVGTDDDHAIIEVCDEGPGMSQDDARRVFERFYRADTSRTRASGGTGLGLSIVHSLVLAHGGTVKVTTGPGQGCRFTVSLPRIADLPARL; encoded by the coding sequence GTGTTAGACCGGGTAGAACGGCGCGGTGTGCCGTTGCGCATCAGCCTGGTGGCCGTGGCCCTCGTCCTGGTGGCGGGCGGGCTGCTCGCCTCCGGCGTCGCGGTGACCTCGATCATGCGGCACACCGAGGTCAGCCGCATCGACCAGACGCTGCTCGACGCCGCGGGAAGCTGGGCCCAGGAGCCGCGTCAACTGCCCTCGACGCCCCTGGAAGGCCCGAACCCGGCCCGCCCGCCGTCGAACTTCTACGTTCGCGGCGTCGACCAGGACGGCAGAACCTGGATCGCGATCAACGACCGGGAGGCGGAACCGTCACTGCCCGACGACAACGACGTCGGGCCCGTCCCGGTGACCGTCGAATCCGTCGGCGAATCCGATGTGCAGTGGCGGGCGATGACGGTGCAGGGCCCGAACGGTGAACGCACCACGGTCGCGATCGACCTGTCCGACGTCCAGTCGTCGGTGCGTGCGTTGATCTGGTCGCAGGTGGGCATCGGCACTGTGGTGCTGTTGGTCCTCGGCATCGTCGGCTACGCCGTCGTGCACCGGAGCTTGCGTCCGCTGGTCGAAGTGGAACAAACCGCGGCGGCCATCGCCGCGGGACAGTTGGATCGCCGTGTGCCCGAACGGGATCCGCGTACCGAGGTGGGCCGGCTGTCGTCGGCGCTCAACGGCATGCTCGCCCAGATCCAGCGGGCGGTGGCGTCTTCGGACGCCTCTGCCGAGCAGGCGCGCACGTCCGAGGAACGGATGCGCCGATTCATCACCGACGCCAGCCACGAGCTGCGGACCCCGCTCACCACCATCCGCGGATTCGCCGAGCTGTACCGACAGGGAGCCGCCCGCGACGTCGAGATGTTGATGGGACGCATCGAGAGCGAGTCGCGGCGGATGGGCCTGCTGGTCGAGGATCTGCTGCTGCTGGCCCGGCTGGATGCCCAGCGACCGTTGGATCAGCATCGCGTCGACCTGCTCACCCTGGCCACCGACGCCGTGCACGACACCCAGTCGATCGCCCCGAAGCGGCGGGTGCGTATGGAGGTGTTCGACGGTCCCGGAACTCCCGAGGTTCTCGGCGACGAGGCCCGGTTACGTCAGGTGCTGAGCAACCTGGTCGCCAACGCGGTGCAGCACACCCCCGAAACCGCGGGGATCACAGTGCGCGTCGGCACCGACGACGACCACGCCATCATCGAGGTGTGCGACGAAGGTCCGGGCATGAGCCAGGACGACGCGCGCCGGGTATTCGAACGGTTCTACCGCGCGGACACCTCACGAACGCGCGCGAGCGGCGGCACCGGCCTTGGCCTTTCGATCGTGCATTCCCTGGTGCTGGCGCACGGAGGCACCGTCAAGGTCACCACGGGGCCAGGTCAGGGCTGCCGGTTCACCGTCAGCTTGCCGAGGATTGCAGATCTGCCAGCGCGGCTTTGA
- a CDS encoding nuclear transport factor 2 family protein produces MTETQTETPVVVASRSSWRCVQSGDREGWLALMADDILVEDPIGEAVTNPDGTGIRGKEALAAFYDTNIGPNELTVTCEETFPSSSPNEIAYILVLRTKFPNGFTATVRGVFTYKVNDEGLITNLRGYWNLEAMQFAQEDGN; encoded by the coding sequence GTGACCGAAACACAAACCGAGACACCCGTAGTCGTCGCCTCACGCTCGTCGTGGAGGTGCGTGCAATCGGGTGATCGTGAGGGCTGGCTGGCGCTCATGGCCGACGACATCCTGGTCGAGGACCCGATCGGTGAGGCCGTCACCAACCCCGACGGCACCGGCATTCGCGGTAAAGAGGCGCTTGCGGCGTTCTATGACACCAACATCGGGCCCAATGAGCTGACCGTCACCTGCGAGGAGACGTTCCCCTCCAGCTCGCCGAACGAGATCGCTTACATCCTGGTGCTGCGCACCAAGTTTCCGAACGGGTTCACCGCCACCGTGCGTGGCGTCTTCACCTACAAGGTGAACGACGAAGGACTGATCACCAACCTGCGCGGCTACTGGAACCTGGAGGCCATGCAGTTCGCGCAGGAGGACGGGAACTGA
- a CDS encoding response regulator transcription factor translates to MAMPAVPESVPEARILVVDDEANIVELLSVSLKFQGFEVHTASNGAAALDKAREVRPDAVILDVMMPGMDGFGLLRRLRADGIDAPALFLTARDSLQDKIAGLTLGGDDYVTKPFSLEEVVARLRVILRRSGRGVEEPRSAKLSFADIELDEDTHEVWKAGEPVSLSPTEFTLLRYFIINAGTVLSKPKILDHVWRYDFGGDVNVVESYVSYLRRKIDTGDKRLLHTLRGVGYVLREPR, encoded by the coding sequence ATGGCCATGCCTGCAGTTCCTGAGAGCGTCCCCGAAGCCCGAATCCTCGTTGTCGACGACGAGGCCAACATCGTGGAGCTGCTGTCCGTCAGCCTCAAGTTCCAGGGTTTCGAGGTGCACACGGCCTCCAACGGCGCCGCCGCGCTGGACAAGGCCAGGGAAGTACGGCCAGATGCGGTGATCCTCGACGTGATGATGCCCGGCATGGACGGCTTCGGGCTGCTGCGCAGGCTGCGCGCCGACGGCATCGACGCGCCCGCGCTGTTCCTCACCGCTCGCGACAGCCTGCAGGACAAGATCGCCGGGCTCACCCTGGGCGGCGACGACTACGTGACCAAGCCGTTCAGCCTCGAAGAGGTGGTGGCCCGGCTGCGGGTGATCCTGCGCCGGTCCGGTCGGGGCGTCGAGGAACCCCGCAGCGCCAAGCTCTCCTTCGCCGACATCGAGCTCGATGAGGACACTCACGAGGTGTGGAAGGCCGGCGAGCCGGTATCGCTGTCGCCGACCGAGTTCACCCTGCTCCGCTACTTCATCATCAACGCGGGCACCGTGCTGTCGAAGCCGAAGATCCTCGACCACGTGTGGCGCTACGACTTCGGCGGCGACGTCAACGTGGTCGAGTCTTACGTTTCCTACCTGCGCCGCAAGATCGACACCGGCGACAAGCGGCTGCTGCACACCCTGCGCGGTGTTGGCTATGTTTTGCGCGAGCCGCGCTGA
- a CDS encoding HNH endonuclease, translated as MRLCRGCGSPLSKRSQKVYCGNACQAAARRDAWTKQWLESGEARINSHPGHYVRDYIADAQSGCCAICGATSVWQDLPLTLVMDHIDGNPTNNRRENLRLVCPNCDSQLPTYKARNRGNGRYYRRERYANGQSF; from the coding sequence ATGAGGCTCTGTCGCGGTTGCGGTTCACCACTTTCGAAGCGCAGCCAGAAGGTCTACTGCGGTAATGCGTGTCAGGCAGCAGCCCGTCGCGACGCCTGGACGAAACAGTGGCTCGAATCCGGCGAGGCACGTATCAACAGCCACCCCGGTCACTACGTCCGGGACTACATCGCCGACGCTCAATCGGGCTGCTGCGCGATCTGCGGCGCAACGAGCGTCTGGCAGGACCTTCCTCTGACGTTGGTCATGGACCACATCGATGGAAACCCGACCAACAATCGACGGGAAAACCTGCGCCTGGTCTGCCCGAACTGCGACTCGCAATTACCGACGTACAAAGCCCGCAACCGCGGCAATGGGCGCTACTACCGCCGTGAGCGCTACGCCAACGGACAGTCGTTCTGA
- a CDS encoding SDR family NAD(P)-dependent oxidoreductase, translating into MVVGGTRGIGLAVAELLAAQGAGVVVNGRDTDAAEAAAQRISGVAHAGSPADPTVADALVDTCVAEFGRVDILINCAGTAEPVGSSILNVTSAQFHDLLDAHLGTVFETCRAAAPKMVAQGGGAIVNTSSFAFLGDYGGSGYPAGKGAVNGLTLAIAAELKEHGVRANVVCPGARTRLSTGSDYEQHIADLNRRGLLDDVSMQGALDAAPPEYVAPTYAYLAGDEARDVTGRIFIAAGGFIGEFARPSTGFIGYRDHHSTPPWTVEELHATISGT; encoded by the coding sequence ATCGTGGTCGGCGGCACCCGCGGTATCGGGCTGGCGGTTGCCGAACTCCTTGCCGCCCAGGGTGCGGGTGTGGTGGTCAACGGCCGCGACACCGACGCGGCAGAGGCGGCCGCACAGCGGATTTCCGGTGTCGCCCATGCCGGTTCACCTGCCGACCCGACGGTGGCCGATGCGCTCGTCGACACCTGCGTCGCCGAGTTCGGCCGGGTCGACATCCTGATCAACTGTGCCGGGACCGCCGAACCCGTCGGTTCATCCATTCTGAACGTGACCAGTGCCCAGTTTCACGACCTGCTCGACGCGCATCTGGGCACGGTGTTCGAAACCTGTCGCGCGGCGGCACCGAAGATGGTGGCCCAAGGCGGCGGCGCCATTGTCAACACGAGTTCCTTCGCGTTCCTCGGCGATTACGGCGGCAGCGGCTACCCGGCCGGTAAAGGTGCGGTCAACGGGCTGACCCTGGCCATTGCCGCCGAGCTCAAGGAACACGGGGTGCGGGCCAACGTGGTGTGCCCCGGTGCCCGCACCCGGTTGTCCACCGGGTCGGACTACGAGCAGCACATCGCCGATCTCAACCGCCGCGGCCTGCTCGACGACGTCAGCATGCAGGGCGCGCTGGACGCCGCTCCGCCGGAATACGTCGCCCCCACATACGCCTACCTGGCCGGCGACGAGGCCAGAGACGTGACCGGCCGCATCTTCATCGCCGCGGGCGGGTTCATCGGCGAATTCGCCCGACCCTCAACCGGTTTCATCGGCTATCGCGACCATCACAGCACCCCGCCGTGGACGGTCGAGGAACTGCATGCGACCATCTCCGGGACGTAA
- a CDS encoding glycoside hydrolase 5 family protein: MHRRTALKIPLVLAAAAALPQVLAPLPVIPRAGAAPGQWPVERANAWYQAQGWLVGTNFITSNAINQIEMFSPGTYDARRIDSELGACRLLGFNTVRVFLHDLLWAQDRAGFQSRLANFVGIAARQGIKPLFVFFDSCWDPNPQLGAQRAPTPGVHNSGWVQSPGAQRIDDPRYRPVLRDYVVGVMSQFRNDNRVLGWDLWNEPDNPAKQYRKVERKDKIDAVGGLLPQVFAWARSVNAVQPLTSGVWQGSWDRGSRSEMDSFQLDNSDVISFHSYAGPAEFEARIAELAPLGRPILCTEYLARDQGSTVEGVLPVAKRHNVGAYSWGLVAGKTQTYFPWDSWDKPYTKVPNVWFSDLLQPDGRPYKDSEYQTLRKLTTRV, encoded by the coding sequence GTGCACCGTCGAACGGCCCTCAAGATCCCGCTGGTACTGGCAGCAGCAGCGGCTCTACCCCAGGTACTGGCCCCACTTCCGGTGATCCCGCGCGCCGGCGCGGCGCCCGGCCAATGGCCGGTCGAGCGGGCCAACGCGTGGTACCAGGCGCAGGGCTGGCTGGTCGGCACCAACTTCATCACGTCGAACGCGATCAACCAGATCGAGATGTTCTCGCCGGGCACCTACGATGCGCGACGCATCGACAGTGAGCTCGGGGCGTGCCGGCTCCTCGGGTTCAACACCGTCCGGGTCTTCCTGCACGATCTGCTGTGGGCGCAGGATCGTGCCGGATTCCAAAGCAGGCTGGCCAATTTCGTCGGGATCGCGGCGCGTCAGGGAATCAAGCCGCTGTTCGTGTTCTTCGATTCGTGCTGGGACCCGAACCCTCAGCTCGGCGCGCAACGGGCCCCGACGCCCGGCGTGCACAACTCGGGCTGGGTGCAGAGCCCGGGAGCGCAGCGCATCGACGATCCCCGCTACCGGCCCGTCCTGCGTGATTACGTGGTCGGTGTGATGAGCCAGTTCCGCAACGACAACCGGGTGCTGGGCTGGGATCTGTGGAACGAGCCGGACAATCCCGCCAAGCAGTACCGCAAGGTCGAACGCAAGGACAAGATCGATGCCGTGGGCGGTCTGCTGCCGCAGGTGTTCGCCTGGGCGCGCTCGGTCAATGCCGTGCAGCCGCTGACCAGTGGCGTCTGGCAGGGCAGCTGGGATCGCGGAAGCCGCAGCGAGATGGACAGCTTTCAACTCGACAACTCCGACGTCATCTCGTTCCACTCCTATGCCGGCCCCGCCGAATTCGAGGCTCGCATAGCCGAACTCGCCCCGCTGGGCCGGCCGATCCTGTGCACGGAATACCTGGCCCGGGATCAGGGCAGCACGGTCGAGGGCGTGCTGCCCGTCGCCAAGCGACACAACGTCGGCGCCTACAGCTGGGGGTTGGTGGCAGGCAAGACCCAGACTTACTTCCCGTGGGACTCCTGGGACAAGCCCTACACCAAGGTGCCGAACGTGTGGTTCAGCGACCTGCTGCAACCCGATGGACGGCCCTACAAGGACAGCGAGTACCAAACCCTGCGGAAGCTGACCACCCGGGTCTGA
- a CDS encoding LuxR C-terminal-related transcriptional regulator: MIGRWPLVGRSEELQVIADALRAPADRARGIVLSGAAGVGKTRIAREAVAQCVPRVTTRRWIVGTASARSVPLGAFADVASDFGPDPLRRVREVIDGLTGPEGDGEVVVGVDDAHLLDELSAFTVHQLVTRRLATVIVTIRSGESAPDAITAIWKDQHLERLELQPLSPSEIVTLVESVLDGPVESFTAQRLWQYTQGNVLYLRHLLESEVDAGRFARRSGMWLWDGRPRLSPTLTELLEARIAQVSAPVREVLDTLTVAEPLETDVLAAVTDADAVAEAETLGLVTVDAGTQPESVRLAHPLLGEVRRTGSLQLRRLRGRIATELARRDSSDPRDLVRRAVLVIESDLAPHAGLLVAAASAAMQLLDLPLAEMLAQRAAAAGGGVEAKLVYAMAITWQERTEEAEDVLAELAGQTAGPDRIRVATLRAFNLAAAQGRAIGAEAELHVLPADDEGAQAISSAFGALIDLVRGRAASALERAETVLADSPDNDIAFMLVTWAVITGAGDLGRIDGIESAADAGYRRAEMSAEVSHLRMPLAVLQGIAYRLAGALPSLTAAIARIRRDTIDVPFQQAWHSFLAGLSAMSQGDLAAAQRALHETIGRLEGSGGKQIKGFALSWSATVAGMAGKPAEARRALDDLEALHWWDGDACEWDAEKSIAEAWVCAAEGAVSQAVSIVREMAISEAARGRAAWEVVLLQTATQFGDATTAARLAELAERVQGPRASAAASHAAALAAGSGEGLLAASRRYEAFGDRVAAADAAAHAVIAHQRAGLRGAALSAAAVAERLADECHGALTPALRAVATPQPFTGRQREVISLAAQGLSNKAIADRLTMSVRSVEGHLFRASQRVGANSREQLIAILRGSSAHS, from the coding sequence GTGATCGGCCGGTGGCCGCTGGTGGGGCGCTCTGAGGAGCTGCAGGTGATCGCTGACGCGCTGCGGGCGCCTGCCGACCGGGCTCGCGGCATCGTGCTGTCGGGTGCCGCCGGGGTGGGCAAGACGCGCATCGCGCGAGAGGCTGTGGCGCAATGTGTTCCGCGCGTGACGACCCGGCGGTGGATCGTCGGCACCGCATCGGCACGCAGCGTCCCGCTCGGTGCGTTCGCCGACGTCGCCAGTGACTTCGGCCCGGACCCGCTGCGCCGGGTACGTGAGGTGATAGACGGGCTGACCGGGCCCGAAGGAGACGGGGAGGTGGTGGTCGGGGTCGATGATGCGCATCTGCTGGATGAGCTCTCGGCCTTCACGGTTCATCAGCTGGTCACCCGCCGGCTGGCCACCGTCATCGTCACCATCCGCTCGGGAGAATCCGCCCCCGACGCCATCACCGCGATCTGGAAAGACCAGCACCTGGAACGCCTGGAATTACAGCCGTTGTCGCCGTCGGAGATCGTGACACTCGTCGAAAGCGTCCTGGACGGGCCAGTGGAATCGTTTACCGCACAGCGTCTTTGGCAGTACACCCAGGGCAATGTGCTTTACCTGCGGCACCTGCTCGAAAGCGAGGTCGACGCCGGTCGCTTCGCCCGGCGTTCGGGGATGTGGCTGTGGGACGGCAGGCCGCGGCTCTCACCGACCCTCACCGAACTGCTCGAGGCGAGGATCGCGCAGGTATCCGCGCCCGTTCGGGAAGTTCTCGACACCCTCACCGTGGCCGAGCCGCTGGAAACCGATGTGCTGGCCGCGGTCACCGATGCCGACGCGGTGGCCGAGGCGGAAACGCTCGGCCTGGTTACCGTCGACGCCGGTACCCAACCGGAGTCCGTGCGGCTCGCGCACCCGCTTCTCGGCGAGGTCCGCCGCACGGGATCCCTTCAACTGCGACGGTTACGTGGCCGGATCGCCACCGAACTCGCTCGAAGAGATTCGAGTGATCCGCGAGACCTCGTGCGACGTGCGGTGCTCGTCATCGAATCGGATCTCGCACCGCACGCCGGGCTGCTCGTCGCCGCGGCGTCAGCGGCCATGCAGCTGCTGGACCTTCCACTCGCCGAGATGCTGGCCCAACGGGCCGCGGCCGCCGGCGGCGGCGTCGAGGCCAAACTCGTGTACGCGATGGCGATCACCTGGCAGGAACGGACCGAGGAGGCCGAGGACGTCCTTGCCGAGCTGGCCGGCCAGACGGCCGGGCCGGACCGGATCCGGGTCGCGACCCTGCGGGCGTTCAATCTCGCCGCCGCGCAGGGCCGGGCGATCGGCGCCGAAGCGGAACTGCATGTCCTGCCCGCCGATGACGAAGGCGCACAGGCGATCTCCAGTGCTTTCGGGGCGTTGATCGACTTGGTCCGGGGACGGGCGGCGAGTGCTTTGGAGCGGGCCGAGACTGTACTCGCGGACTCGCCGGACAATGACATCGCCTTCATGCTGGTGACCTGGGCCGTCATCACCGGTGCGGGTGACCTCGGACGTATCGACGGGATCGAGTCGGCGGCAGACGCGGGCTACCGCCGCGCCGAGATGTCGGCGGAGGTCTCGCACCTGCGGATGCCGCTGGCCGTGCTGCAAGGCATCGCGTATCGACTCGCGGGTGCGCTGCCGTCCTTGACTGCCGCGATCGCCCGCATCCGGCGCGACACCATCGACGTGCCCTTCCAGCAGGCCTGGCACAGCTTCCTGGCCGGCCTGTCGGCGATGAGTCAGGGCGATCTCGCCGCCGCGCAACGCGCGCTGCACGAAACGATCGGTCGCTTGGAAGGCAGCGGGGGCAAGCAGATAAAGGGCTTCGCCCTGTCGTGGTCGGCAACCGTCGCCGGCATGGCCGGCAAGCCGGCCGAGGCGCGTCGCGCGCTGGACGACCTGGAAGCGCTGCACTGGTGGGACGGTGACGCGTGCGAATGGGACGCCGAGAAGTCCATCGCCGAGGCCTGGGTCTGTGCCGCTGAAGGTGCTGTCTCGCAAGCAGTGTCGATCGTTCGGGAGATGGCGATCAGTGAAGCCGCGCGCGGACGGGCCGCCTGGGAAGTGGTACTCCTGCAGACCGCGACACAGTTCGGCGACGCCACCACTGCGGCACGGCTGGCTGAACTCGCCGAACGGGTGCAGGGTCCCCGGGCCTCGGCTGCCGCCTCGCACGCCGCCGCGCTCGCTGCGGGCAGCGGGGAAGGGCTGCTTGCCGCTTCCCGGCGATACGAGGCGTTCGGCGATCGGGTAGCAGCCGCCGACGCCGCAGCGCACGCCGTCATAGCGCATCAACGAGCCGGCTTGCGCGGTGCGGCATTGAGTGCCGCCGCCGTGGCCGAGCGGCTGGCGGACGAATGCCACGGTGCACTCACGCCCGCGTTGCGTGCCGTGGCGACACCGCAACCGTTCACGGGACGACAGCGAGAGGTCATCTCGCTTGCCGCCCAAGGGTTGTCGAACAAAGCGATCGCCGACCGGTTGACGATGTCGGTGCGCTCCGTCGAAGGCCACCTGTTTCGGGCGTCCCAGCGCGTGGGGGCGAACAGCCGTGAGCAGTTGATCGCGATCCTGCGGGGAAGCTCAGCGCATTCCTGA